From the genome of Bombus fervidus isolate BK054 chromosome 19, iyBomFerv1, whole genome shotgun sequence, one region includes:
- the LOC139996806 gene encoding uncharacterized protein isoform X1, which translates to MDKLTNWTRGINISLSTPIPGQNCVSNLSTPSILDKLLIITPSITSIHQELKWIFLLHTYGFACLFFVLAFYTFLSILHLRSLISSRPFMSTINMFLCILGVSRAACLFIDPYNFKNIMPKIIGSIIWDVGFPCVTSAFSLIQLAFLQLTQLKFGPEKIQKESCLSLIITGHFFFVIASDVALTSHNCYIVKYVVQTVFLIWSILLYLTFLHAGYKIIHLLQSVPSSMLMRDNSNTHQKGIMQLAMLAPYNNLASSVATALVPTLLNPKIKDAEITEPATFTNDLDKNPKGKRKMKKYKYRSNIFLNFFYFNIIDQPMKISEKEEQVQKECDKSPCKRMSSQDDKTITKSTVPEVYVRPPTPTPSATNLPIITVSSPSRRSSVASRRNSDASRSSRRNSECSVRFINEEDGFTSECRRNSDFSPKHSPEIDRRRSPDKMSRRYSENVTPLGNIRDLRRCSDFSHEKNRSSQFAAKLKRNSDFGNRTPRRMLPPTDLHKLPKVVDLSPTGSRRNSDVSGFTPRTEIRRNSDISFRRNSELVQVKPLDLNRRSSDISIRSLSRSPTHSRSIVPEKIEIQEKSESDSDQPDCSEKAALMTEKSKGKDDDEKLRKKNLSWKNEKEKEDVEDITVETNLLPENTKVDGKVGNSDFTLHSILNHIAYVNRTKSDTPLHMLEENTAAVRRSQIRKVLNVTYATAVLGIILCITDVARIFGPYGLLAETTKHGTQLIVTQYPRPWPWFIYQTLCRGLELIMGWAMASITKQPSVSPRHQYLGSYPNYNIHVKRGNNPYI; encoded by the exons ATGGATAAGCTGACTAATTGGACCCGTG gtataaatatatcattatcAACACCAATACCTGGGCAAAATTGTGTCTCAAACTTGTCAACACCTTCAATTTTAGACAAATTACTAATCATTACTCCATCAATCACATCAATACATCAAGAGCTAAAatggatttttcttttacatacatatggTTTTGCCTGCCTCTTCTTTGTACTTGcattttacacatttttatcTATTCTACACTTAAG gtcTCTTATATCAAGCCGGCCTTTTATGTCTACAATTAATATGTTTTTATGTATACTTGGAGTATCAAGAGCAGCATGCCTCTTCATAGAtccatataattttaaaaatattatgccCAAAATTATTGGTTCCATTATTTGGGATGTTGGATTTCCATGTGTAACATCTGCCTTTAGTCTCATACAACTAGCTTTTCTGCAATTAACTCAG cTTAAATTTGGACCAGAGAAGATTCAAAAAGAATCTTGCCTCAGTTTAATCATAACAGGAcactttttttttgtaattgctAGTGACGTTGCTCTTACCTCCCATAATTGTTATATAGTAAAGTATGTGGTCCAAACAGTGTTCCTTATCTggagtattttattatacttaacATTTCTACATGCAGGATATAAGATAATTCATTTACTGCAATCTGTGCCAAGTAGTATGTTAATGAGAGACAATTCTAATACACATCAAAAAG GTATTATGCAATTGGCAATGTTAGCTCCTTATAATAACTTGGCATCATCTGTTGCCACTGCCTTAGTACCTACTTTGCTCAATCCCAAAATTAAAGATGCTGAAATAACAGAACCTGCAACCTTTACAAATGATTTGGACAAAAATCCTAAAGGtaaaagaaagatgaaaaagtataagtatagaagcaatatatttttaaacttcttttattttaatattatagatCAACCTAtgaaaatatcagaaaaaGAGGAACAGGTTCAAAAAGAATGTGACAAATCCCCTTGTAAAAGAATGTCATCCCAAGATGACAAAACAATTACCAAGTCGACTGTACCAGAAGTATATGTTAGACCCCCAACACCTACGCCATCAGCAACAAATTTACCTATAATAACAGTATCTAGTCCAAGCCGTAGAAGTTCAGTAGCTAGTAGACGAAACAGTGATGCATCAAGATCCTCTCGTAGAAATTCAGAGTGTAGTGTTAGATTTATAAATGAAGAGGATGGTTTCACATCGGAATGTCGACGCAATTCTGACTTTAGTCCTAAACATTCACCTGAGATTGATAGAAGGCGGTCTCCGGACAAGATGTCTCGAAGATATTCTGAAAATGTGACACCTTTAGGAAATATTAGAGATTTAAGACGATGTTCTGATTTTTCACATGAAAAGAATAGAAGTTCTCAATTTGCTGCTAAATTAAAAAGGAATAGCGATTTTGGGAATAGAACACCTAGGCGAATGTTACCTCCAACCGATCTTCATAAATTGCCAAAAGTTGTGGACCTAAGTCCTACAG gTTCAAGACGTAATTCTGATGTTAGTGGTTTTACTCCCAGAACTGAGATACGTAGAAATTCAGATATTTCCTTTCGACGTAATTCGGAACTTGTTCAAGTCAAACCACTGGATTTGAATCGCCGAAGTAGTGATATTAGTATTAGAAGCTTGAGTAGAAGTCCAACTCACAGTCGTAGCATAGTTCCTGAAAAAATAGAGATACAAGAAAAATCCGAATCTGATTCGGATCAACCTGATTGTAGTGAAAAAGCAGCTCTAATGACAGAGAAAAGTAAAGGTAAAGAtgatgatgaaaaattacgaaagaaaaatttatcttggaaaaatgaaaaagagaaagaagatgtTGAAGATATAACGGTCGAAACTAATTTGCTTCCTGAAAATACTAAAGTCGACGGAAAAGTTGgg AATAGCGATTTTACGCTTCATTCAATACTAAATCATATTGCGTATGTCAATAGGACTAAATCCGATACGCCTTTGCATATGTTGGAAGAAAATACAGCGGCAGTTAGGAGATCGCAAATTCGAAAAGTATTAAATGTAACATATGCAACTGCGGTTTTAGGAATCATTTTATGCATTACAGACGTAGCACGTATTTTTGGGCCATAcg GTCTCTTAGCCGAGACTACAAAACATGGTACACAACTAATTGTCACACAATATCCCAGACCATGGCCCTGGTTTATATATCAAACTCTGTGCAGAGGTTTAGAACTAATCATGGGTTGGGCAATGGCGAGTATTACAAAACAACCATCAGTAAGCCCACGACATCAATATCTAGGCAGTTATCCTAATTATAACATACATGTGAAAAGAGGTAATAATCCTTATATATAA
- the LOC139996829 gene encoding transmembrane protein 203, with protein MIFTLNELEHWLGLTIFEMWINLVSLTIFSVLLALRLDENYFLGNTGWWIVFSPLFVADGLNAYFCAIIFIRMHMEGMVKAAVLRGLWSLILLILIFVFKYLLCRKLSGQSPLEYSEVLSPLFILLQLIAVRACQLH; from the coding sequence atgatatttacttTAAATGAATTGGAACATTGGTTGGGACTGACTATTTTTGAAATGTGGATAAATTTAGTTTCATTAACAATTTTCTCAGTGTTACTAGCTCTTAGATTGgacgaaaattatttcctgGGCAATACAGGATGGTGGATAGTATTCTCACCACTTTTTGTTGCTGATGGTCTGAATGCTTATTTTTgtgcaattattttcataagaaTGCATATGGAAGGAATGGTGAAAGCTGCTGTTTTAAGAGGATTATGGAGTCTCATATTGTTGATcctaatatttgtttttaaatatctccTGTGCAGAAAGCTATCAGGACAAAGTCCTTTAGAATATTCAGAAGTTTTGAGCCCCCTATTTATTCTTTTGCAATTAATTGCAGTTAGAGCATGTCAACTTCATTAA
- the LOC139996806 gene encoding uncharacterized protein isoform X2, whose protein sequence is MDKLTNWTRGINISLSTPIPGQNCVSNLSTPSILDKLLIITPSITSIHQELKWIFLLHTYGFACLFFVLAFYTFLSILHLRSLISSRPFMSTINMFLCILGVSRAACLFIDPYNFKNIMPKIIGSIIWDVGFPCVTSAFSLIQLAFLQLTQLKFGPEKIQKESCLSLIITGHFFFVIASDVALTSHNCYIVKYVVQTVFLIWSILLYLTFLHAGYKIIHLLQSVPSSMLMRDNSNTHQKGIMQLAMLAPYNNLASSVATALVPTLLNPKIKDAEITEPATFTNDLDKNPKDQPMKISEKEEQVQKECDKSPCKRMSSQDDKTITKSTVPEVYVRPPTPTPSATNLPIITVSSPSRRSSVASRRNSDASRSSRRNSECSVRFINEEDGFTSECRRNSDFSPKHSPEIDRRRSPDKMSRRYSENVTPLGNIRDLRRCSDFSHEKNRSSQFAAKLKRNSDFGNRTPRRMLPPTDLHKLPKVVDLSPTGSRRNSDVSGFTPRTEIRRNSDISFRRNSELVQVKPLDLNRRSSDISIRSLSRSPTHSRSIVPEKIEIQEKSESDSDQPDCSEKAALMTEKSKGKDDDEKLRKKNLSWKNEKEKEDVEDITVETNLLPENTKVDGKVGNSDFTLHSILNHIAYVNRTKSDTPLHMLEENTAAVRRSQIRKVLNVTYATAVLGIILCITDVARIFGPYGLLAETTKHGTQLIVTQYPRPWPWFIYQTLCRGLELIMGWAMASITKQPSVSPRHQYLGSYPNYNIHVKRGNNPYI, encoded by the exons ATGGATAAGCTGACTAATTGGACCCGTG gtataaatatatcattatcAACACCAATACCTGGGCAAAATTGTGTCTCAAACTTGTCAACACCTTCAATTTTAGACAAATTACTAATCATTACTCCATCAATCACATCAATACATCAAGAGCTAAAatggatttttcttttacatacatatggTTTTGCCTGCCTCTTCTTTGTACTTGcattttacacatttttatcTATTCTACACTTAAG gtcTCTTATATCAAGCCGGCCTTTTATGTCTACAATTAATATGTTTTTATGTATACTTGGAGTATCAAGAGCAGCATGCCTCTTCATAGAtccatataattttaaaaatattatgccCAAAATTATTGGTTCCATTATTTGGGATGTTGGATTTCCATGTGTAACATCTGCCTTTAGTCTCATACAACTAGCTTTTCTGCAATTAACTCAG cTTAAATTTGGACCAGAGAAGATTCAAAAAGAATCTTGCCTCAGTTTAATCATAACAGGAcactttttttttgtaattgctAGTGACGTTGCTCTTACCTCCCATAATTGTTATATAGTAAAGTATGTGGTCCAAACAGTGTTCCTTATCTggagtattttattatacttaacATTTCTACATGCAGGATATAAGATAATTCATTTACTGCAATCTGTGCCAAGTAGTATGTTAATGAGAGACAATTCTAATACACATCAAAAAG GTATTATGCAATTGGCAATGTTAGCTCCTTATAATAACTTGGCATCATCTGTTGCCACTGCCTTAGTACCTACTTTGCTCAATCCCAAAATTAAAGATGCTGAAATAACAGAACCTGCAACCTTTACAAATGATTTGGACAAAAATCCTAAAG atCAACCTAtgaaaatatcagaaaaaGAGGAACAGGTTCAAAAAGAATGTGACAAATCCCCTTGTAAAAGAATGTCATCCCAAGATGACAAAACAATTACCAAGTCGACTGTACCAGAAGTATATGTTAGACCCCCAACACCTACGCCATCAGCAACAAATTTACCTATAATAACAGTATCTAGTCCAAGCCGTAGAAGTTCAGTAGCTAGTAGACGAAACAGTGATGCATCAAGATCCTCTCGTAGAAATTCAGAGTGTAGTGTTAGATTTATAAATGAAGAGGATGGTTTCACATCGGAATGTCGACGCAATTCTGACTTTAGTCCTAAACATTCACCTGAGATTGATAGAAGGCGGTCTCCGGACAAGATGTCTCGAAGATATTCTGAAAATGTGACACCTTTAGGAAATATTAGAGATTTAAGACGATGTTCTGATTTTTCACATGAAAAGAATAGAAGTTCTCAATTTGCTGCTAAATTAAAAAGGAATAGCGATTTTGGGAATAGAACACCTAGGCGAATGTTACCTCCAACCGATCTTCATAAATTGCCAAAAGTTGTGGACCTAAGTCCTACAG gTTCAAGACGTAATTCTGATGTTAGTGGTTTTACTCCCAGAACTGAGATACGTAGAAATTCAGATATTTCCTTTCGACGTAATTCGGAACTTGTTCAAGTCAAACCACTGGATTTGAATCGCCGAAGTAGTGATATTAGTATTAGAAGCTTGAGTAGAAGTCCAACTCACAGTCGTAGCATAGTTCCTGAAAAAATAGAGATACAAGAAAAATCCGAATCTGATTCGGATCAACCTGATTGTAGTGAAAAAGCAGCTCTAATGACAGAGAAAAGTAAAGGTAAAGAtgatgatgaaaaattacgaaagaaaaatttatcttggaaaaatgaaaaagagaaagaagatgtTGAAGATATAACGGTCGAAACTAATTTGCTTCCTGAAAATACTAAAGTCGACGGAAAAGTTGgg AATAGCGATTTTACGCTTCATTCAATACTAAATCATATTGCGTATGTCAATAGGACTAAATCCGATACGCCTTTGCATATGTTGGAAGAAAATACAGCGGCAGTTAGGAGATCGCAAATTCGAAAAGTATTAAATGTAACATATGCAACTGCGGTTTTAGGAATCATTTTATGCATTACAGACGTAGCACGTATTTTTGGGCCATAcg GTCTCTTAGCCGAGACTACAAAACATGGTACACAACTAATTGTCACACAATATCCCAGACCATGGCCCTGGTTTATATATCAAACTCTGTGCAGAGGTTTAGAACTAATCATGGGTTGGGCAATGGCGAGTATTACAAAACAACCATCAGTAAGCCCACGACATCAATATCTAGGCAGTTATCCTAATTATAACATACATGTGAAAAGAGGTAATAATCCTTATATATAA
- the LOC139996825 gene encoding uncharacterized protein, with amino-acid sequence MSEIKAESKNDNNIEDVSKDHSAEEKPSPTKNKRGGTKRLSTLERLAQEGERVTKDLNASVGEVEGRRRTRSSARGLTSSTPVPSPPKKEKRDTSTKGTGRGRGRPKRQEKNNDNNTDEEAANNKSEKHSEEESMKMDVDEHKEETEKLADNEDKSVAKTESKEASEKALDSNFKEEKVTEESESFAEESKSSSISEEKKEEDIKDSSDSSQDATDTTTEAPPSSSSESQNPSNATTTEENKE; translated from the exons ATGTCGGAGATCAAGGCGGAGAGCAAGAACGATAACAATATCGAGGATGTGTCAAAG gaTCATTCAGCAGAGGAGAAACCAAGTCcaacgaaaaataaacgagGAGGCACGAAAAGACTCTCTACACTAGAAAGATTGGCTCAAGAAGGAGAGCGAGTCACAAAG GATTTAAATGCATCTGTTGGAGAAGTTGAAGGGAGGAGGCGCACACGTAGTTCAGCACGAGGCCTAACCTCATCAACACCTGTGCCATCTCCAcccaaaaaagagaaaagggatACATCAACAAAAGGCACTGGTCGTGGACGCGGGCGTCCTAAACGGcaagagaaaaataatgaCAATAATACAGATGAAGAAGCAGCTAACAATAAAAGCGAAAAGCATTCTGAGGAGGAATCTATGAAAATGGATGTGGATGAACACAAAGAGGAAACAGAAAAATTGGCGGATAACGAGGACAAGAGTGTTGCGAAAACTGAAAGTAAAGAGGCTTCTGAAAAAGCGCTTGACTCTAATTTCAAGGAGGAAAAAGTTACAGAAGAATCGGAAAGCTTCGCAGAAGAAAGCAAGAGTTCTAGTATCAgtgaagagaaaaaggaagaagacaTAAAGGATAGCTCGGATTCGAGTCAAGATGCAACAGACACAACAACAGAGGCACCACCTTCATCTTCATCAGAGTCTCAAAATCCTTCTAATGCTACTACTACAGAAGAAAATAAGGAATAA
- the Rpp20 gene encoding ribonuclease P protein subunit p20 gives MADIHECSKLKVSFPRKRNNPTVKRKKLLSSDYIIKKRQPVDTKKKRRNNDIYITNNTNFKAQLKKCEKHLNNGTSEVIIHGLGAAVQRACSLALQLKKNHYDSIELEVKTSTISMIDDFEPVNDSADYEIINRKNSAVHIRVFRKFSLRTLKYQK, from the exons ATGGCCGATATACACGAATGTTCCAAGTTAAAAGTGAGCTTTCctagaaagagaaataatcCTACAGtgaaacgtaaaaaattattgtctTCTGACTATATTATTAAGAAGAGACAACCTGTTGAtacaaagaagaaacgaagaaataacgatatatatattactaataACACAAACTTTAAG gctcaattaaaaaaatgtgaaaaacaCTTAAATAATGGTACCTCCGAAGTAATTATTCATGGTCTTGGTGCTGCTGTACAAAGAGCATGTAGCTTGGCTCTACAATTAAAGAAGAATCATTATGATAGCATAGAATTAGAAGTCAAGACTTCTACGATATCTATGAttg ATGATTTTGAACCTGTCAATGATAGCGCagattatgaaataattaatcgaaaaaACTCAGCAGTACATATTCGAGtgtttcgaaaattttcaCTACGTACtcttaaatatcaaaaataa
- the Cstf50 gene encoding cleavage stimulation factor subunit 1 Cst50, with amino-acid sequence MKEPEVDPKNIIKSRELLYRLMISQLFYDGHQTLAVQLSNIIQAEPPCPPSDRLLHLMLIGLAHEPDRSKKDTNNISSFTSTFDNTLGPGLDLEFETEAQTQAPEPAQYETAYVTSHKGNCRAGAFSADGQLIATGSVDASIKILDVDRMLAKSAPDEMAPGDQTGGHPVIRTLYDHLEEVTCLEFHPREPILVSGSRDFSIKLFDFSKASVKKAFRTITDADQIRCLSFHPTGDFLVVGTNHPIVRLYDVNTAQCFVCSIPSHQHTAGITSIKYSPDAKTYASAGKDGSIKLWDGVSNRCINTFVKAHDGYEVCSVTFTRNGKYLLSSGKDSLIKLWELSTSRCLIAYTGAGTTGKQEHKAQAIFNHTEDYVMFPDEATTSLCAWNSRNASRKQLLSLGHNGPVRLIVHSPTAPAFLTCSDDFRARFWFRRMPTH; translated from the exons ATGAAAGAACCAGAAGTGGAcccgaaaaatattataaaaagcagAGAACTCCTCTACAGGCTTATGATCAG ccAATTATTCTATGATGGACACCAGACATTGGCGGTACAGCTGTCAAATATAATTCAAGCAGAGCCTCCATGCCCTCCATCCGATCGTTTACTTCATTTAATGTTGATTGGTCTAGCCCATGAACCTGATCGTTCTAAAAAGGACACGAATAACATATCTTCTTTCACATCAACTTTTGATAATACTTTGGGACCTGGTCTAGATTTAGAATTTGAAACAGAAGCTCAAACTCAAGCACCAGAACCTGCACAATATGAGACTGCCTACGTAACTTCCCACAAAGGAAATTGCAGAGCTGGAGCATTTTCTGCAGATGGTCAGTTGATAGCAACTGGATCAGTCGATgcatctattaaaattttagatgTGGATAGAATGTTAGCTAAATCTGCACCGGATGAAATGGCACCTGGTGATCAAACAGGTGGTCATCCAGTTATAAGGACATTGTATGATCATTTAGAAGAAGTGACATGTCTGGAATTTCACCCAAGAGAACCTATTCTTGTATCTGGGAGCAGAGACTTTTCTATTAAGCTGTTTGATTTCAGCAAAGCCAGTGTTAAAAAGGCATTCAGAACTATTACAGATGCAGATCAGATACGATGTTTATCTTTTCATCCTACTGGCGATTTTTTAGTTGTTGGAACTAATCATCCAATAGTCAGGTTATACGATGTTAATACAGCACAGTGCTTTGTTTGTAGCATACCAAGTCATCAACATACTGCTGGAATAACTAGTATTAAGTATTCTCCCGATGCAAAAACTTATGCATCAGCTGGTAAAGATGGAAGTATCAAATTATGGGATGGTGTATCAAACCGATgtataaatacttttgtaaaAGCACACGATGGCTATGAAGTATGTTCAGTGACTTTCACAAGAAATGGGAAG TATTTACTGTCATCAGGAAAAGattctttgataaaattgTGGGAACTATCTACCAGCAGATGTCTAATAGCATATACAGGTGCTGGAACTACAG GCAAACAAGAACATAAAGCTCAAGCAATTTTTAATCACACTGAAGACTATGTAATGTTTCCTGATGAAGCAACAACATCATTATGTGCATGGAATTCTCGAAATGCATCTAGAAAACAATTACTATCATTAGGACATAATGGTCCAGTAAGACTGATTGTCCATTCTCCAACCGCTCCAGCATTCTTAACATGCAGTGATGATTTTAGAGCAAGATTTTGGTTTAGAAGAATGCCTACTCATTag